CGGGCCGTCCCGACGATATGCAGGTTTTTGGCCGCAGCGCGGCATTCCTGGCGGCCGGCAGCCCCGGGTACGAGCAAACCTTCTTCGGACACTCGGTTGACGACGGCAAAACGTGGACCAATCTTTCGTCCGTAACGGGCAGCGACGCGAAAATCTCGTTTACGTCGCCGAATAACGGCTATTTGGCCGTGACGGACTCGTTATATCCTTCCGTATTCGGCACGACCGACGGCGGCAAGACGTGGACGAAGAAATTTTCGCTTCCGACAACGCCGTAATCTGATCCGTACCCCAAGCCCCCGGCTGCGCCGGGGGCTTATTTTGCATGGATGTTGCCCCGCCTTTCATACCCTTCATTCACAAATCCTTCTTATCCGGAGTGATCGTAATCACAACGCTGCCGCGCTTATTCCGGTACACTGCAGGTAAGAAGAACGAAAATGATGGAAATGAGGGATTTTAAAATGCTGAACAATTCTGCCATTGCGGTCATCAAATCGACGGTGCCGGTTCTCGAAACGAAAGGAACGGCCATTACGAAACGGTTTTACGAGCTGCTGTTCGCCGGGCACCCCGAGCTGCTGAACGTCTTCAACCACGCCAACCAGAAGCAGGGCCGCCAGCAGGCGGCGCTCGCAAACGCCGTTTACGCGGCGGCGGCCCACATCGACCGGCTGCACGAAATATTGCCCGCCGTCCGGCAAATCGCGCACAAACACCGGAGCCTCGGCATTAAGCCGGAGCATTATCCCATCGTCGGGGAGACGCTGCTTGCCGCTATCAAAGACGTGCTCGGCGATGCGGCTACGGACGAGATTCTCGCGGCATGGGCGGAGGCGTACGGGGTTATCGCGGATGCCTTCATCGGCGTCGAAGCCGGGATGTACCGCGAAGCGGAAGCCCAGCCGGGCGGATGGGCCGGATTCCGGCCGTTTACGATCCGGCGCAGGGTCAAAGAGAGCGGCGCCATCACATCGTTCTATCTGTCGCCGGCGGACGGCGGGCCGCTCGCTTCCTTCAAGCCCGGCCAGTACGTAAGCGTCAAAGCGGATATTCCCGGGCAGGCGAATACGCATATCCGCCAGTACAGCTTGTCCGATGCGCCCGGCAAGCCGCATTACCGGATTTCGGTTAAACGCGAAACGCATGCCGGCGAACGCCCGGACGGAATCGTCTCGAATTACTTGCACGATTCGGCCGGCGAAGGCGATACGCTCTTGCTGTCGGCACCGGCCGGAGATTTCGTGCTGGACGAATCGCATCCGCTGAGGCCGGTCGTCCTGCTGAGCGGCGGCGTGGGCTTGACGCCGATGATGAGCATGCTGCTGCATCTGACCGCCGCGCAGAGCGAACGGCCGGTTACGTTCATTCATGCGGCCGCAAACGGCCGGGTGCATGCGTTCCGCGAAGACGTTCGCCGGATCGCGGAACGCTGCAGCCGGGTCCGCGCGTATTTCTGTTACAGCGAGCCCACGGACGAGGACCGCGCCGGAGGCGTCTTCGACAAGGAAGGCCGAATCGATCTTCCTTGGCTGCAGACGATCGTCCCTTCTCCGGATGCCGACTTTTATTTCTGCGGCCCCGTTTCGTTCATGCAGCGGATCTACCGCGACCTGCGCGGCCTGGGCGCCGCTCCGTCCGATATCCGCTATGAATTTTTCGGTCCCTCCGGAAGCCTCGACGCTTGACGCTTGAAGCGCATGCTTCTGTACCGGCCCTAAGCCGGCGGCATGACGGGGGGTCCGGGACGAATCGTTCCGCCTTCTGCGATGGGATCAGCAGCGTCACCTGCGATCGGCGCCAAGTCACTCGTCCGCCGGCTTCAGCCGCTTCCTTCCTCCGCCCGCAGCCTGCGCAGCAGCCGGTTGACCGTTTCGCGCCGCAGGCCCAGCAGCTGCCCGATCTCCTCCTGCGTCAGCAGTTCGCCAAGCGGAGCATCCGGTACATAGGATGCGAACCAGCGGTTTAGCCGCTTCAGCTTTTCCGCCGGCTCGAGGGCGGTAAGCTGGTCGATCCGCTGCTGCATCGTGCGCAGCCTGCTCTGCAGCAGCAGCGCCGTCTCGCGGTATTTGGAGGGCTCGCGCTCCAGTTCGCCGTACCATTCCTTCGCCGGAATCATCGTGATCTCGCATGCGGTCAGCGCAATGGCCGTGCCGTGGTATTCCTTCGGACTGATCAGCGAATGGTGAGGAATCGTCTCTCCCGCCGCAATGATGTTGAAAATAAACGGCGTCCCTCCGGGATCGGTCCGCACGATTTTAAGCAGTCCGGCGTCGATGCGGTATAGCGGCCCGGATTCGCCCTGCCGGAACAGCGTCTCGCCTCTATGAAGCCGCATGCTCCGCCGCCCCATCCGTCCCTGTTCTCGCTGTCATATCGCCATCTCCGCCTTCCGGTTTTTTTCTATTATTGTAGCGTATCCGGCTGCGGCGGCACCATTCTTTTCGGCGCTTCCAGCTATTCGGCGCGCCGCTCCCTATCAAGCAGGGGCGCATAACGCCGCAATAGCTTGTACAGCGCAAGGTTCAGCAGAAAGACCAGGATGTAGACCGGACCCGAATACCACGGCGACCAGCCTTTGTAGGTGAACACATGGAACCAGCGGGCGGCCCCCCATTCCATTATTTCCGCGATAAACCCGCACAGCACCAGGTAAGCCCCGAGCCGCACGGCGCTGAGTCTCAGCATGGAATATATATATACAACGAAATAACCGGCAGGCGGATAAGTAAAGAAATAAAACAGGAAGTCGGTGATTTCCATCTGCGGCCTATCGTTCACATCGTAAAAATCGTAAGGCGGCACCGAAATGGTAAAATCCGCGGTTTGCGCCAGCGCGTAATTCAGCACCCACAGGCTGACGATGTCGATCGGCGCCAGCCGCTTCGGCAGCAGCACGATCAGCGACCAGCTGATCAGCGACGAGACGATGAAAAACCACTCGTTGTCGTCGAATTTGACCGGTCCGTACAAAATCATCCCCGGATCCCGCCCCTTCTCATTATGACCCGGTACAGCGCCATAAAGCAGCCCGATATCCCGATGAGCCCCGCGAACAGGAGGGCCGAATCGTAAAAGGTCCAATTGACGAACGTCAGCAGTCCCGTAAGGCAGTACAAATAGTCGAGCAGCAGCATCAGCGCGAGCACGGCTGCCGCGGCCAGAACCTTGATCGCGCGGCCGACCGCACGGTCGGCCGCCAAAGCGAGAAACCATACGATCAGAATCGGAATAAGCAGCACGCCCGACTGCCTGAGCGTCCAGAACCCCAGCCGGGCAGTATTGAAATGAACGGCTTTCATATTAAAACTGACGATAATGAAAGACAGCTGCTCAAACGAAGAGACAAACGACCAATAGGCGATGATTTCCGGCCAAATGAGCCGTCTGGCCAGCCATTTGACGGAAACCAGCGCCGCGGCGCTAGCAGTGGACATGCAGACGAACAGAAGCAAACCGGGTCCTCCTTTCCGCCAAGCCGATACCGTTTCATTATGTTCCAAGACTGCCCGAAATAGTCGAACAGCCCCCGACCGGGATTCGGTCGGGGGCTGTTCCGGCGGGGCCAATAAGAGCTGCCGCTATCAGCCGCGAATCAGCGATTCGGCTCCGTCGATATAGATCGGCGTGCCCGTAATGTGGCTCGATTCGTCGGATGCAAGGAACAGGACGAGGTTGGCGACCTGCTCCGGCTTGCCGGGCCCGTCCTCAAGCGGCTGGTCGCCTTCCGGGAACTTGACGGGGATCGTAATCTCCTTCAGCTCCGGCTTCCGCTCCGTATTTTGGTCGATCTTCGTCGAAATCGCCCCCGGGCAAATCGCATTGACCCGGATGCCGAACTGGGCAAGCTCCAGCGCCGCCATTTGCATGAACGCCACCTGACCGGCTTTCGATGTCGCGTATGCGCTCATGCCGAAGTTCGAGAATACGCGGTTGCCGTTGATCGAGCTCGTAATGACGATGCTGCCGCCGTTTTTCTTCAGCTCCGGCACCGCATATTTGACCGTCAGGAACGTCCCTTTCAGGTTGATGTCGAGCGTCGTGCTCCAATCCTCGGGGGCCATATCTTCGATCGGCGTTAGCGTCCCGTTAATGCCGGCGTTAGCGAACACGATATCGAGCCGTCCCCATGCGTCCACCGTTTTGCGTACGGCGCTTTCGATATCCTCCGGCTTCGAAATATCCGCTTCGGCCGGGATCGCCTCGCCGCCCGCCTGCTCGATCTGTTTTTGCACCTCGGCAACGCGGTCCTCCTTCTTGTCGACCAGCGTCACCTTCGCTCCTTCCTGCGCAAGCCGCACCGCAGCCGCCCGGCCGATCCCGGAGCCGGCGCCCGTCACGAACGCCACCTTGCCCTGTACTCTTCCCTGTCCATTCGCATCTGCCATCGCGTGACATCCTCCTTCCGTTTGGCTCGCCGGCTTTCCGGCTTAACCGTTCTTCACCCATTTGTTATTTCCTAAAACAAGTCGGCTATGCATGACCTTACGCCAAAAAAACGTCCCCGCCTCGGCCTTTTCAGGCAAAGGCGGGGACGTGAAAACCCGCTGTTAACAAATGACAGGTATTGATTTTTCACCGGCCGTCTTAAGGCTTCTGTCCGTCTCCGGACGCGTCCGCCACGACCTGCTGCGAGCCGTCGTCCGGTTTGCCGTACTGCTCGTAATATTCCTCGAGCGTCAGGCCTTTCTCGGCGATCACCTGCGCAATATCTTTTCCGACGTACCGGATGTGCCACGGCTCATACTTGTACCCGGTAATCTTCTCTTTCCCTTTCGGGTAGCGGATAATAAAGCCGTACTCCGACGCATGCTTCGCCAGCCACTCGGCTTCCGGGGTGCCGCCGAAGCAGTCGGTCGCGGCGCATTTGCCGTCGCTGCCGGACACGTCGATCGCAAGCCCCGTTTCGTGCTCGCTTGTGCCGGGCAGGGCGCTGTACGTACGCGCCTTCGCTTCCCCATCCCGTTTCACATAGTTCTCGAACACCGCTTTTTGCGTCGCGTACGACCGGTAGGCGGATACGCCGGCAAGATAAATGCCGTCCTTCTTGGCTCCCGCAAACAGCTGCTCGAGCGCCGTCGCCGCCACCTTGCGCATTTTCCGCTTGTCGATTTTCTCCTTGAAAATAAACCGCACATCCGGATAGACGAGATCCGGCGGCTCGTAATTGTCCGGCAGCTCGTTCTGTTTATTGACCAGGGCGGTGATGCTGTCCGGCTGTGCCACGACATGCATGGCGCCGTCGCCGTCCGAATCGCCTCCGCCCTCTTGCTGGGCCGGCGGGGACGGATTCGTGTTCTGTTGGCCGGCCGTATCGGGACCGGTGTCCCCCGTACCGGAATTCGCGTCCGGAGGGGCCGCCGAATTCGAATCGGAACCGGAATCCGCAGCCTGATTATTTGCCGGCGTCTGCTCCGCATTCGAAGAAGTACCCGGTTCCTGCAGCAATCCTTTTATATCCTGAAATTTGACCACAACTGCGATCGCGCAAACCGCTACGATCAGAAAGGCCCATAGGCCGCGTCTTCTTTTTCTCATCTTTCATCCTCCCGAGACTCTATAGACGAATCATAACGGCAAAATGTTTCGGGAAGATGCAGGAAACATTTCGAACTTGTATCAATACCGCATATCCGCCCGCGCAGCCTCAGCTTTTGCCCGCAGCCATCCGCTCGGCCAGGAAATCGACGATATGCATCGCTTCCATCTGCCCGCCTGCGCCGTGCTTCTCGATGCCGAGCTTCATCTGCAGCAGGCAGCCGGGGTTGCTCGTCAGCAAATAGCGCGCCTCCGTCCGGTTCGCGTTGTCCATCTTGCGCTCCAGCACCCTGCCGGCCATCTCCGGCTGCGTCACATTGTAAATGCCGGCCGAGCCGCAGCAGCTGCCGGCGTCGGCCATTTCCACGAACCGCACGTTTCCGACGCGGTTCATCAGCTGCCGCGGCGCCCCACCGCTTTTCATGACATTGCGCAGATGACACGAATCCTGGTACGTAATAAGCAGCTGCTGCGCGCGTCCGTCTTCCCCAGCCGGCTCGGCAAAATCGGGGACGCGGCCCTTCTCGGCGATCAACCGGCTGACGTCGATGACCCGCGAGGCGAACCAGGCGCCGTCCTCCCGCCAATCGTCGTCCTCGTGCAGCAAATGATCGTATTCGATCAGCAGCGCGCCGCAGCCTCCGGCATTGGACACGATATAGTCCACCCCGGCCTCTTTGAAGGCTCGAATATTGCTGCGGGCCAGCTCCCTCGCCTTGCCGAGCTCGCCGCTGTGCGCATGCAGCGCCCCGCAGCAAACCTGCGAATCCGGGATGACGACCTCGAAGCCCGCCTCGGACAGCAGCTTCACGGTATTGACATTCGTTTCGGCAAACAGGACGTCCATAATGCAGCCCCGGAACAAGGCGACGCGCGCGATCATCTTCCCTTTAGCCGGATAAAACGCACCGATTCGCTCGACCACGCCCCGCGCCGTCGCCTCGGGCAAAATCCGTTCCATATCCCGCATATGCTCCGGAAACAGGCGCATGATCCCCGTCCCCCGCGCAATGCGGCGCAAGCCAGACTTTTGGTAAAAGCCGAGCGATCGCCCGAGCCATTTCAGCCGGCTGCGATGCGGGAAGACGCCGTCGAAAAACAGCTTCCGCAGCCCTTTGACCGGCACGGAATGATCGGCGTGATCCTCGATCGAGTCGCGCGCCTGCTCGATCAGCTGGCCGTATTTGACGTCCGCCGGACATACCGGCTCGCAAGCCCGGCAGCCGAGACAATGGTACATCTGCTCCTGAAACGCCTCATCCGGGTCCATCAGGCCGTCCGCGACCGCCTTCATCAGGGCGATGCGGCCGCGCGGCGATTCCGGCTCCATGCCGGTCTCCTTGAAGGTCGGGCAGGCCGGCAGGCAGAAGCCGCAGCGCATGCAGTTCGTCAGCTGGTCGTAGTTCAGCTTCTCCGCCAGCGCCCGGGCAAGCGGGTTCTCGTGCCGGACGGCGGGTTTTGCGCTCTCTGCGGTCAGCTTATCCATGCTGAACCACCACCCTTTTCCTCGTTTCTTTGGCGAACATTTTTCCCGGATTAAGCAAATTGTGCGGGTCGAACGCCTGCTTGATGCCTTTCATGACGCCAAGGCCGGCCGGGCCGACCCGCCATTCCAGATAAGGAGCCTTCACGAGACCGACGCCATGCTCCCCCGTAATCGTGCCGCCCAGCTCGATGGACGCCTCGAATATTTCGGCGAACGCTTCTTCGACCCGGTGAATTTCATCCCGGTCGCGCGCGTCCGTCGTGGCGGTCGGGTGCAGGTTGCCGTCGCCCGCGTGCCCGAACGTGGCGATCGTCACGTTGTGCTTGCGCGCGATCTCGTTGATGCGCAGCACCATGTCGGCGATTTTGGACCGCGGCACCGTAGCGTCCTCGAGAATCGTCGTCGGCCGCAGACGGGCGAGCGCCGTGAGCGCGCTCCGCCGCGCCGTCAGCAGCTTCTCGGCCTCCTCGCGCGTCGCCGCCACTTCAACGCGGTCGGCATGCTCGCTCTCGCAAATTTCGGTGATCCGTGCAATGTCCCGTTCGACCGTCTCCGGGTCGCCGTCCTGCTCAATCAGCAGGATCGCCTCCATATCGAGCGGCAGGCCAAGCTTCGCGAAATCGTCGACCACGCGGATCGTCGGGTTGTCGAGAAATTCGAGCGTCGCCGGGATGATCCGCGACTCGATGATTTTCGAAACCGTCCGCGCCGCGCCGTACAAGTCGCGGTACATGGCAAGCATCGTTTTCTTCGCCTTGGGCGGCGGCACGAGCTTCAGCGTCGCTTCCGTGATGATCGCGAGCGTCCCTTCCGATCCGATCAGCAGCTTTGTCAGATCGTAACCGGCAACGTCCTTCATCAGCTT
This genomic window from Paenibacillus humicola contains:
- the hmpA gene encoding NO-inducible flavohemoprotein, which gives rise to MRDFKMLNNSAIAVIKSTVPVLETKGTAITKRFYELLFAGHPELLNVFNHANQKQGRQQAALANAVYAAAAHIDRLHEILPAVRQIAHKHRSLGIKPEHYPIVGETLLAAIKDVLGDAATDEILAAWAEAYGVIADAFIGVEAGMYREAEAQPGGWAGFRPFTIRRRVKESGAITSFYLSPADGGPLASFKPGQYVSVKADIPGQANTHIRQYSLSDAPGKPHYRISVKRETHAGERPDGIVSNYLHDSAGEGDTLLLSAPAGDFVLDESHPLRPVVLLSGGVGLTPMMSMLLHLTAAQSERPVTFIHAAANGRVHAFREDVRRIAERCSRVRAYFCYSEPTDEDRAGGVFDKEGRIDLPWLQTIVPSPDADFYFCGPVSFMQRIYRDLRGLGAAPSDIRYEFFGPSGSLDA
- a CDS encoding FAD-binding oxidoreductase, with protein sequence MIHPEAARRLRAIVGETWYRDDQEALVAHSYDATPMLQSMPDGVIYPSSTEQVSEIMKVLSEHGIPVISRGSASNLCGGTVPVQGGVVMVMHRMNRILEVDLENLTATVQPGIITAEFTAHIESFGLFYPPDPGSMRISTIGGNIAECSGGLRGLKYGTTKDYVIGLEAVLASGEVIRTGGKLMKDVAGYDLTKLLIGSEGTLAIITEATLKLVPPPKAKKTMLAMYRDLYGAARTVSKIIESRIIPATLEFLDNPTIRVVDDFAKLGLPLDMEAILLIEQDGDPETVERDIARITEICESEHADRVEVAATREEAEKLLTARRSALTALARLRPTTILEDATVPRSKIADMVLRINEIARKHNVTIATFGHAGDGNLHPTATTDARDRDEIHRVEEAFAEIFEASIELGGTITGEHGVGLVKAPYLEWRVGPAGLGVMKGIKQAFDPHNLLNPGKMFAKETRKRVVVQHG
- a CDS encoding Crp/Fnr family transcriptional regulator, with the translated sequence MRLHRGETLFRQGESGPLYRIDAGLLKIVRTDPGGTPFIFNIIAAGETIPHHSLISPKEYHGTAIALTACEITMIPAKEWYGELEREPSKYRETALLLQSRLRTMQQRIDQLTALEPAEKLKRLNRWFASYVPDAPLGELLTQEEIGQLLGLRRETVNRLLRRLRAEEGSG
- a CDS encoding M15 family metallopeptidase produces the protein MRKRRRGLWAFLIVAVCAIAVVVKFQDIKGLLQEPGTSSNAEQTPANNQAADSGSDSNSAAPPDANSGTGDTGPDTAGQQNTNPSPPAQQEGGGDSDGDGAMHVVAQPDSITALVNKQNELPDNYEPPDLVYPDVRFIFKEKIDKRKMRKVAATALEQLFAGAKKDGIYLAGVSAYRSYATQKAVFENYVKRDGEAKARTYSALPGTSEHETGLAIDVSGSDGKCAATDCFGGTPEAEWLAKHASEYGFIIRYPKGKEKITGYKYEPWHIRYVGKDIAQVIAEKGLTLEEYYEQYGKPDDGSQQVVADASGDGQKP
- a CDS encoding (Fe-S)-binding protein — protein: MDKLTAESAKPAVRHENPLARALAEKLNYDQLTNCMRCGFCLPACPTFKETGMEPESPRGRIALMKAVADGLMDPDEAFQEQMYHCLGCRACEPVCPADVKYGQLIEQARDSIEDHADHSVPVKGLRKLFFDGVFPHRSRLKWLGRSLGFYQKSGLRRIARGTGIMRLFPEHMRDMERILPEATARGVVERIGAFYPAKGKMIARVALFRGCIMDVLFAETNVNTVKLLSEAGFEVVIPDSQVCCGALHAHSGELGKARELARSNIRAFKEAGVDYIVSNAGGCGALLIEYDHLLHEDDDWREDGAWFASRVIDVSRLIAEKGRVPDFAEPAGEDGRAQQLLITYQDSCHLRNVMKSGGAPRQLMNRVGNVRFVEMADAGSCCGSAGIYNVTQPEMAGRVLERKMDNANRTEARYLLTSNPGCLLQMKLGIEKHGAGGQMEAMHIVDFLAERMAAGKS
- a CDS encoding SDR family oxidoreductase — its product is MADANGQGRVQGKVAFVTGAGSGIGRAAAVRLAQEGAKVTLVDKKEDRVAEVQKQIEQAGGEAIPAEADISKPEDIESAVRKTVDAWGRLDIVFANAGINGTLTPIEDMAPEDWSTTLDINLKGTFLTVKYAVPELKKNGGSIVITSSINGNRVFSNFGMSAYATSKAGQVAFMQMAALELAQFGIRVNAICPGAISTKIDQNTERKPELKEITIPVKFPEGDQPLEDGPGKPEQVANLVLFLASDESSHITGTPIYIDGAESLIRG